TGCCTCCGCTAAAACTTCTTTGCTCAATTGAATAATTTCAGCGGGGTCTTGTTCCACGTGCCCGGGATGCAACCTTATTTCTCCGATTGTCCGATTGGCCTTCGCAACAATATCGCCACCCCTGGAAAATACAAACGCCTTGATACCCGTCGTGCCGACATCCAAAACTAAAACAAATTTATTTTCGAGGGATTTCACAAACCAGTTGTTTAGCGTCCGTGGTGCCACACGCGCAGATCGCCAAAGGAAAATATTCGACAATCGATTTTTTTTCAACAATTACCAAGTGCAAAATATTCAACAACGGATAACGAGAATATTTTCCCAGACGCTTACAGATTTGGGCAATTGATTTCGTCCCCTCGCTGGTCATCGCGGAGGCAGGATCTTTCACCAAGCTCACGCCGGTTTGATGATTGTGAGAATCATTACTAAAACCGGTCGCCACTAAATCGCCAATACCGGATTGTCCGTAAACAGTCACCTTCTTTCCCCCCAATTTTGGCACAATTTCACTCATTTCCAAACAAGCTTGCGCCACATACCAACCGCGAAAATTACTACCCAGTTCCAAACCATGGGTAATCCCCAAGCCAACCGAATAAATATTTTTCAAAACACCCGTTAGTGCGACCCCGCGCATGTCGGTAGAAAAAGTAAGTCGTAAATCATGGCAACGGAATAAGGGAATTACTTTTTTAGCCATTCCGGCAGAATATGCCGCCAAAACTGCCGCTGTTCCTTTTCCCGCACTTATTTCTTCCGCAATCATCGGACCGTATAACAACATTCCTCTTTTTCGCCCCAAATACTCCTTGAGAACTTGATCCATCGTTTTGCCTGTATTTGCTTCTAATCCCTTGGCCAAAACAATCACGGGAACACTTCTGCCCACCTCGTCGGAAATATCACTCAAAACGGCACGTACCGCTTTTGAGGGAATGGCTAAAAAAATGACGTCCGCGTTAGGTACCAATTCCCGAAGATTTTTTTGTTTTGGCACTTTCTTTGGCTCGCTATCCCAAAAATCGACTGTGCACTTATTTGCTTTAACGAGAATTTTCGCAATCGCCTGTCCAATCTCTCCCGCGCCAATAATAAGAACTTTTTGCATAAATCAATTATAGCTTAAAACCGCCCGAAACGTTTGCTTTTGCCCATTGATTCAGCCATTTTACCTGTCCCTCACTCACGCCACCTTGAAACGCGCGGGATTCTTCAATTGCTTTATCCATTGGCCAGCCTTGCACGGAATAACGATACAGAACAACCATTGTTCCAGCCCTGCCAATGCCACCACGACAATGCACGTGCACCGGTTGATTAGCGGGATTTGTCACAAAAGTCAAAAATTCTTTCGCCTGTGCATCCGTTGGTGGTGATCCGTCGGCAATCGGAAGTGCTAAATAATTTAACCCCAAAGCATTAAACCCAGGAATCTTACGATCATCACCCACTTCGCCACGTTCGCCATCGACACGCAGATCAATATCGCTTTTCCAGCCATTCTCTTTCATCCACTTAAACCCAGATAATAACGGCTGTCCAGAACGTGATAAAATATTCGGCACCGGCATCGCAAACGACCAGAGGCCATAATCTTTCGGGGCATTGCTTGGAATCCCCTGCCTTGGTCCCACAAAAACAATGTTTGGCGCCGTACTAGGAACGACCGTCTGGACAGCCAGTTCATTCTTTTGTGAGACAGACGATGAAACAGGCAATTTTGTCGGATTTGTAATTTCCAATGGCAAAGACAACTTATTGTCTTTAGGGCGCAATCCAAACCAAACGCCAAGAATTACAACAACCAAGACCGCTAAACCAATAATTATTTTATTCTTTTTCATACTTGTATTCTAGCACTTTAAGGATCACCCCTAAAGTCAGCGTTCATAAATCATATATCATCAATCATTATTCACGGACTATTCTGATCAATCGCGATTGTTGTGACGTATCCTAATTTTTTATATTCATTGACCAGTTTGCCGGTAGTCGGCGTCACTTCCAAAACACCTCCGGAAATAGCGATTAAAACATTGCCATTCCCCAACTTAACTACATCCGTCGGGTGGTTGATTTTGCGACCACCTTCTAAAGTACTTAGCGTCCAAAGAATTTTTCCTTGCTTATCAACTTCAAAAACTTCATTTTTATTCCTATCTTCCATGACGAAGGTGTCGGTGTTTGTCGGCCAAACGTGTTGAATCCACCCTGCATCCGGTTTCGTCCATTCCCAAACAATATTTTTTGTGGCTCGATCAATAATCAAAACCTTCTTCTGTAGGGTATCTGTAATAAGAATTTGTTTGCCCCCATCCAATGGAACAGTATTTGTTCCCGCCATCAACATTCCCGGTTTCGTCCCCATTTTCAAAGTCTCGCCATATTGCCAGACAATTTTATTGGTATTTTGATCGACGATAATTACGCGACGATTGTTGCCGTCGTTAATCAAAACTTCGTGGTCGTTAATCTTAAATGTTTTATCCGGCTGATGCAGATAACCATCCGAGTAACCCTGAATATCTTTTTTGCCATATTGCCAAACCAACTGGTGCGTTTTTCGATCGATTTCTTGCACGAACATTCCTTCGCCGTCCGAAACAATTAAATTGCCGTTTGAAGCAACAGTTACATATTCGGTATGCGTGGAATAACCGCTTGGGGGGAGTGGTGGCGCATCCATGTGCTGAATCCACACTTGTTTTCCCGCTCGATCGATCCCAACAACCCGTTTTCCATCAAAATCCGTATACCAAAGTGTGACAAAATCCAGGGGCACTGGAGTTGTTGCCAATGTCACAATCTGATTTTTTGCCGCCGGCAACCGTTTTCCTGCGAGTTTTAAAATATAATTGGCTACCCTGGAAGCATCTTTCCCACTACCGACATACAAACTACCGACACCGGCAATTATCGCTGTGACAACAAGCACTGTGGTTATCGAAACTTTTTTATTAGCCATACCAAAACATAGAAATACCTATTCCATAGTTTAGCATTATTTTATCTCTTTCACTAACCAACTACTCAATGACAACGCCTTCTTCCAGCAAGATTTGATAGTGAACAGGGGATTGGCGAAAAAGATACTCCACCACCTTGCCACGAACGGAAGCAAGCTTAAGGTCGTGCTTTGACGCAAAACTCACGATTTGCTTTTCCGCGTCTTTCGTTCCCGCAACATCATCAATCAAAAGCTCTACCTCGGCCAGCGCGTAACCAAAATCGCACGCATCAATGTCAATATTAAATTGTTCTTTTTTGAATTTTTCACGCCGTGTAGTAATAGTAACAAATGGAACATACCCCGCCGTCTTTAAATCGATCAGAAATTCCCCACCCTTGGGGATATTTAACATCTGACGCACTTCTTCCTCCGCAGTAAACTCCTCATAACGATTACACAAGTGTTCGTTCTTTTCTTCCGTTTCCAACGGCATTTTCAATTCCACCTGTTTATCGCGCATTCGAAGCCAAATATCATTTTTAGTAAGTTCGTAATTGTGTTTATCGAAATAGGTGTCAGTAAAAACTTTCTCGCCCAAAAATTTCGCACCCTTCTTCAAGCGTTTTTCCTGCGCAGGAGTCAACAAAAACTTCTTTTCAATTTCAATCATAAATCGGATGATACAGGACTTTTTAAGTTTTATCTATTATTTTTGTGGGATTTGGAAACTAGCCATTTAACCAATGCAATAATTCCAACGATACCCAATACCCACCAAATCACGGTAAATAGACTACCCGCTCCACCACCGTAAGAATAGCCAAAATTCATCATAGAATTATAACCGCGTCCCGAACTATTAAACGTTCCACTTCCGCCCATCATATTCATCATCGACATAAATCCGACATCTTGCGCCGGAAAAGCGACCATCGTATCACAACCGCTGAAACGTTTACCCATCACAATGTGCATTTGTTCTTCGCCGGACTTTCCCATCATCCTCTGCATCATTTCGTTCATCACGATGTGCCTTTGTGTATCACCGATCGATTGACCCATAAAATATTCACCAATTTTTTCAAAGTTGTCATCCGTAAGTTGAGAACAATTGATGGTTTTTTGACTTAATTGATCCAAAAACTTTTTCCCGTCTTGTTCTTCTTGTTGCTGACTCTGTACAACCGAGCTATCTGCCGTTTGATTTATATATCCCATCATCCCCTGCGCAAGAGTTGCGCTTGGTAGGAATACTGCCAAGCCTAACGCAACTAAACCGATTAAAAATATTTTATTCATTTAGATTGTAATTAATTGTAAACTTTAATGACAGCTACTGTTGTGTTTTGAATCACTGTCGTCTTTCGTGTCAGAATTTTCTTGATCGTTTTTGGGAGCAGAATGCTTTTTGTGCATCCAAAAATGCAACACCAAAAAACCGCCGATAAAAATCGGCCATAAATACCACCGCGAAAGCCACTGGCCGGCACCAGGAATAAGAACCAACAGCGGAAAAAGACAACACAGCATCATCAGCCACATCATTGGCGAACTGCTATCGCCGTGTTTATGATTTGACATAGTTTATTTGTTCCTTTCTTCAAGGCTGGCATTAAACATCCAAACCATATAACAACCATAAATAACAGAAAAAACCAATACGTATGCGGTACCCAAAATTACACTTCCAAAATTTATCCAAGTAAATCCAGGTAACGTCTCAAAAAGGGCATGGTGTAATTCCATCCCTTGGGTAGACCGCAACGGAAGAAACCCGCCGAGCAAACAAACAGCATAAACTATTTCACCACCCAAGACACAGCGCCAAACGTACTTAACTAACGATAATTTCATATTTTTAAAATATTTATAAATAAATTTTTTACTTTCCCAGCTTTTTTTCGACACGCTTAAGTAGCACGGCGTTACTAGCCACAATAATCGAGGAGGCGGACATTAACAACGCGGCAACTTCGGGCCGTAACGAAATGCCAAACGATGAATAAAATACACCCGCCGCAACAGGAATAGCCAGGATATTATAAATCGCCGCCCAAAATAGATTCTGCTTCATTTTTGTCACCGTCGCTTTGCTTAGAATAATCGCCGAAACAATGTCTGCCGGATCAGACTTCATTAAAACAATATTGGCCGTTTCTATCGCCACATCCGTTCCCGCACCAATGGCAATGCCGATATCGGCTTGTGCCAAGGCCGGCGCGTCATTAATCCCGTCCCCCACCATCGCGACAAATTTTCCTTCCCCTTGCAGTTGCTTAACGTGTTTTGCTTTATCACCCGGTAGCACTTGGGCGAAGTAGCGTTGAATATTCAATTCAACGGCAACTTTTTTTGCCACTGCTTCCAGATCTCCCGTAATCATTACCACATCAATCCCCATTTTTTGCAATTGAGTCACGGCGGATTTTGCCGTCGATTTAATTTTATCGGCAACTCCAATCACGCCCGCAATTTCGCCATCCAACGCGAGAATACTGATTGTATTACCGCCATTTGCCAAACGATCCATCTCCGCCTTAAGTGACAAAACATCAACCCCGTTTTTTTCCATCAGACGCTCCGTTCCGGCCAATACCGTTCGCCCATCAATTGTCACCGCAATGCCGTAGCCGCCAATGGAATTAAAATTTTCCACTTTTCTATTCATTTCAACTTTACGTTTTTTTGCTTCTTCAATTATAGCCGCACTGATTGGGTGATTGGAGTTTTGTTCCGCCACTGCGGCAAAAGACAACATTTCTTCCACTGCAAGTCCTTGACGCGCCACAATTTCCGTTACCTGCGGTTTACCTTCAGTCAGCGTACCGGTTTTGTCCAAAACAATCGCTGTTAATTTGGAGGTATTTTCCAACGTTGCCGCGTCTTTAATTAAAATATTATGCTTGGCGCCAATCCCCGTCCCCACCGCCACCGCCGTAGGGGTAGCTAACCCCAAAGCGTCCGGACAAGCAATCACAACCGCAGAAACGGCAAATGTGAGTGCTGTCATTAAAGTTGCGCCAGCGATAAAATACCAACCGAAAAAAGTGGCGATGCCGGAACCGATCGCCAATACCACCAACCACGCCGCGGCCTTGTCCGCAATTCTTTGCCCTGGCGCTTTTGAGTTTTGGGCGGTCTCCACCATTTTTATAATCTGCGCCAAAACAGTGTCACTTCCGACTTTTACCGCTTTAAATTTAATCGCTCCTGTTAAATTAATTGCTCCCCCAATGACTTTGTCGCCGATTTTTTTCGTTACCGGAATTGATTCACCCGTTACCAGCGATTCATCGATAGAAGACTCCCCTTCGGTCACTTCACCGTCAACCGGAATTTTATCGCCAGGCTTCAGGATTACCGTGTCTCCTTCAACAATTTCGGCACTTTGGATCATAACTTCTTTGCCAGCCCGTAAAACCCGCGCTTGCGGAGGAACTAAATCAAACAAGGCCCTTAGAGAATCCGAGGTTCCTCGACGCGACTTCATTTCCATCCAATGCCCAAACAAAACAAATGTAACCAACAGGGCAGCGGCCTCATAAAAAGTTTCCGCGCCGCCCAACAGTGTTAAGACGACACTAAAAATATAGGCAGCTAAAACACCAGTCGAAATTAAGACAGACATGTTTAGCTTCCTTACTTTCAGGGAATAGTATGTTCCAGTGATAAAAATTGATCCCGCCCAAAAAACTATCGGCGTTGTAAGGATAAACAACAGCCAATTAACCGGAATAGGGGTTGGCAAATTAAGCTTAAAAAAATTAATCCCTACCGGTGAATACAAAAATATCGGGATAGATAAAATTAGTGATATCAAAAAACGGCGGCGCATGTCCGCCTCCATTTTTTTTGCCAACTGCGGGTTTGTCATTGCCGATTCGTGATCTTGATGATTCATCTTTGACATATCTTCCTTTTTTGATTCACCCGGCATCTTCATATCACCCATCTTGTGATCACTTTTACCGCCTGGTTTATTTTTAGGAATCAACTCCATTCCGCAAGCAGGACAGCGACCAGGTTCGTCCTTCAAAACTTGCGGATGCATCGGACATGTATAAATTATCGTGTTTGTTTTGTGATTCATTTTTGTAGTGAGTGGCTTATTATTTCAATATTACAACTACTGTGCTCCTTGCACCACTGCTCACATTTTTTCATCCATTCTATGTCTTCATACCAAAGTTTACATTCAGGACACTGATACAGTTCCCCCTGTATTTCTTTTGAATTATTATTAATTGATAAATTTATGTTATTTTTTTCATCGTCCTTTTTTACTAACACAACAAAACGATAAACAAGATAAACCAAGCCCAAACCAACCACAATATTTGCCAGTGGCCAGCGTTCCGTCCACCTCGTAACCGCCCAGGCGACATTATTAACGATTGGCGATGGTCCTACGGGCATTGCTAATTTTCCGGTAAACACCAACCCGAGGGTAACGAAACCAACTCCGA
This genomic stretch from bacterium harbors:
- a CDS encoding NAD(P)-dependent oxidoreductase, producing the protein MQKVLIIGAGEIGQAIAKILVKANKCTVDFWDSEPKKVPKQKNLRELVPNADVIFLAIPSKAVRAVLSDISDEVGRSVPVIVLAKGLEANTGKTMDQVLKEYLGRKRGMLLYGPMIAEEISAGKGTAAVLAAYSAGMAKKVIPLFRCHDLRLTFSTDMRGVALTGVLKNIYSVGLGITHGLELGSNFRGWYVAQACLEMSEIVPKLGGKKVTVYGQSGIGDLVATGFSNDSHNHQTGVSLVKDPASAMTSEGTKSIAQICKRLGKYSRYPLLNILHLVIVEKKSIVEYFPLAICACGTTDAKQLVCEIPRK
- a CDS encoding copper-translocating P-type ATPase → MNHKTNTIIYTCPMHPQVLKDEPGRCPACGMELIPKNKPGGKSDHKMGDMKMPGESKKEDMSKMNHQDHESAMTNPQLAKKMEADMRRRFLISLILSIPIFLYSPVGINFFKLNLPTPIPVNWLLFILTTPIVFWAGSIFITGTYYSLKVRKLNMSVLISTGVLAAYIFSVVLTLLGGAETFYEAAALLVTFVLFGHWMEMKSRRGTSDSLRALFDLVPPQARVLRAGKEVMIQSAEIVEGDTVILKPGDKIPVDGEVTEGESSIDESLVTGESIPVTKKIGDKVIGGAINLTGAIKFKAVKVGSDTVLAQIIKMVETAQNSKAPGQRIADKAAAWLVVLAIGSGIATFFGWYFIAGATLMTALTFAVSAVVIACPDALGLATPTAVAVGTGIGAKHNILIKDAATLENTSKLTAIVLDKTGTLTEGKPQVTEIVARQGLAVEEMLSFAAVAEQNSNHPISAAIIEEAKKRKVEMNRKVENFNSIGGYGIAVTIDGRTVLAGTERLMEKNGVDVLSLKAEMDRLANGGNTISILALDGEIAGVIGVADKIKSTAKSAVTQLQKMGIDVVMITGDLEAVAKKVAVELNIQRYFAQVLPGDKAKHVKQLQGEGKFVAMVGDGINDAPALAQADIGIAIGAGTDVAIETANIVLMKSDPADIVSAIILSKATVTKMKQNLFWAAIYNILAIPVAAGVFYSSFGISLRPEVAALLMSASSIIVASNAVLLKRVEKKLGK
- a CDS encoding CYTH domain-containing protein, with translation MIEIEKKFLLTPAQEKRLKKGAKFLGEKVFTDTYFDKHNYELTKNDIWLRMRDKQVELKMPLETEEKNEHLCNRYEEFTAEEEVRQMLNIPKGGEFLIDLKTAGYVPFVTITTRREKFKKEQFNIDIDACDFGYALAEVELLIDDVAGTKDAEKQIVSFASKHDLKLASVRGKVVEYLFRQSPVHYQILLEEGVVIE